Proteins encoded in a region of the Pieris brassicae chromosome 3, ilPieBrab1.1, whole genome shotgun sequence genome:
- the LOC123707057 gene encoding acyl-CoA Delta-9 desaturase-like, whose protein sequence is MAEHKRTEPKRSETFRAFEKKLGFQNDVKWTTAITLVLYHFVAIYWCYKYAFPVKWQTVLFAVCMYVFTGFGITGGAHRLWTHKAYKAKLPVKIFLLLAFAAAGQNSLEQWVRDHRVHHKYSDTDADPHNANRGLFFSHIGWLMLKKNDQVILRGKQLDMSDITGDPLLRFYNRYFSYLKLFMCFILPITISIYFWDESWRCAIAWQWFLRFLGMFHSELTVNSLAHTYGYKTYNKNIIPRENRFVATVTLGEGWHNYHHVFPFDYKAAEHFDFFNFTSFFIRCFYKMGLVYDLKEATPDMINATAKRLGDGTPVHFPIYENN, encoded by the exons ATGGCAGAACACAAACGAACAGAACCGAAACGAAGTGAAACATTTCGtgcttttgaaaaaaaactagGATTTCAGAATGATGTTAAGTGGACAACAGCTATTACTTTAGTCTTGTATCACTTTGTTGCGATATATTGGTGTTATAAATATGCTTTTCCAGTCAAATGGCAAACTGTTTTATTTG CGGTGTGTATGTACGTGTTTACGGGTTTTGGAATCACTGGTGGAGCGCATAGATTATGGACCCATAAGGCTTATAAAGCAAAACTACCAGTGAAGATATTTCTGCTTCTTGCATTTGCAGCCGCTGGCCAG AACTCCTTAGAACAATGGGTGCGAGATCACCGAGTTCATCACAAATACAGTGACACGGACGCAGATCCCCACAATGCAAACCGAGGCTTATTCTTCTCACATATCGGCTGGCTGATGTTGAAAAAAAACGACCAAGTCATTTTACGTGGAAAGCAGCTGGATATGAGCGATATTACTGGTGATCCTTTGTTGCGGTTTTACAATAG ATATTTCtcctatttaaaattattcatgtGCTTCATCTTGCCTATTACAATATCAATATACTTTTGGGATGAAAGTTGGCGATGTGCTATAGCGTGGCAGTGGTTTTTGCGGTTCCTTGGAATGTTTCACAGTGAACTGACTGTCAACAGTCTGGCGCACACTTATGGATATAAGacttataataa gaataTAATTCCACGTGAAAATCGCTTTGTGGCTACAGTAACATTAGGCGAGGGCTGGCACAACTATCACCACGTCTTCCCATTCGACTACAAAGCAGCAGAGCATTTcgatttctttaattttacgtCATTCTTCATTcgctgtttttataaaatgggtCTAGTCTATGATTTGAAAGAAGCCACCCCTGATATGATTAATGCCACAGCCAAGAGATTAGGGGATGGGACACCAGTACATTTCCCaatttacgaaaataattaa